Genomic DNA from Amycolatopsis alba DSM 44262:
CTCTGAGCTCCCATGAACGTCACCTTGTCTCGCCAGTCGCCTGTCACGATAACCGGCTATTGATCAAGGCCGAGTACGCCCTCAGCGAGCTACACCCGTTCGGACTACCACACCCCAGCAACCTGGTCGAGGAAGCACCAGACCTTCACCACGTCGTGCGCATCCATCACACAATCCCACATCCGATGGCGCAGCGTAGAGCACTCAACGCCGCACCAACGCCCCATGATCGCGTCATACGCGCTCTGGCTATGTCACGGCGGCAGGCGTTCTACTGGCGCTCAGCGCTATCTGCGGAAGCGCAGGCTGGCAGCTCACGGTTCTCCGGTTCACATCGCGAACTAATTCTCGCGGAAGCGATTTCGTCGCGCGGCTTTCTCCGGAAGCGCGAAAATCGCGTCGAAACCTACAGGTAAGGGTGCCCGGACAAGTCATGAAGGGAAAGAATTCGATGCACTCACTCACTCCAGAGGTACGACATGGCAGTGTAGCCTGTCTTGTCGCCATCGTCGCCCGTAGCCGCTTTCGTGCGGCACGGGCGTCCATATCAGCATTTGCCGCGCTCCGCGGCGGGCCATCAGCGCGATCGAGAACGACCCTGTTTCCCGCATGGAGCCCACGGCCATGACATCGGACTTGAAGTTCACAAAAGGGAAACAGGTCACCGGCGTCGCAAGATCCCGCATGGGGTCGAAACTGAAGAAAATGTACGAACGTGGTTCCAGCATTCGAGCGTTGGCCGAGCTGACTGGCCGCTCCTACGGCTTCATTCACC
This window encodes:
- a CDS encoding helix-turn-helix domain-containing protein; this encodes MTSDLKFTKGKQVTGVARSRMGSKLKKMYERGSSIRALAELTGRSYGFIHRLLLESGVQLRPRGGRPFTRSPRRSAERVARRIGVR